One genomic region from Amycolatopsis sp. FBCC-B4732 encodes:
- a CDS encoding HAMP domain-containing sensor histidine kinase codes for MRRRIISLTVLAALVATVLFALPLGIAVMQYYRDDTKADLERAADAAALAVSVDLSAGRTPVIPPLVEDDDEVGGAVGVYSPDGRLLAGHGPAVGGPVERHAASATVDVVIDREGDEVALAIPVLSGARVTGVVRAALPMSELRLRVVLTWLGMAVLAIAAVGVSWLLARRATTRLVRPLEELAAAAGRLGDGDFTARSPRAGIAEIDQVGEALDATASRIGETLERERAFSAEASHQLRNPLTGLRLQLEAALETPSADPYAAIRAGIASTDRLERTIEDLLALGRERRAPRAELDLDALLAEVREAGEALLAPHGRTLRITRQDPPPARVAAAAVRQVLGVLLDNAATHGRGTVSVVARDAGDALAIDVADEGPDLGETDPFATAPSYHGIGLRLARSLAEAEGGRLRLSRPAPPTFTLLLPAAEQNESPRSAHPVQ; via the coding sequence GTGCGCCGCCGGATCATCTCGCTGACCGTGCTCGCCGCGCTGGTCGCGACCGTGCTGTTCGCCCTGCCGCTCGGCATCGCGGTGATGCAGTACTACCGCGACGACACCAAGGCCGACCTGGAGAGGGCCGCGGACGCCGCCGCGCTCGCCGTCTCCGTGGACCTGAGCGCCGGCCGGACGCCGGTCATCCCGCCCCTCGTCGAAGACGACGACGAGGTCGGCGGCGCCGTCGGGGTCTACAGCCCGGACGGGCGGCTGCTCGCCGGGCACGGCCCCGCGGTCGGCGGCCCGGTCGAGCGGCACGCGGCGAGTGCCACCGTCGACGTCGTGATCGACCGCGAAGGCGACGAAGTGGCGCTGGCGATCCCGGTCCTCAGCGGCGCCCGGGTGACCGGGGTGGTCCGCGCCGCGCTGCCGATGTCGGAGCTGCGGCTGCGGGTGGTGCTGACCTGGCTCGGCATGGCCGTGCTCGCGATCGCGGCGGTCGGCGTGAGCTGGCTGCTGGCCCGGCGGGCGACGACCCGGCTGGTGCGACCCCTCGAGGAGCTGGCCGCGGCCGCCGGGCGGCTCGGCGACGGCGACTTCACCGCCCGCTCCCCCCGTGCGGGCATCGCCGAGATCGACCAGGTCGGCGAGGCACTCGACGCCACGGCGTCGCGCATCGGCGAGACGCTGGAGCGCGAGCGCGCGTTCTCCGCGGAGGCGTCGCACCAGCTGCGCAACCCCCTGACCGGCCTGCGCCTGCAGCTCGAAGCGGCGCTGGAGACCCCCTCGGCGGACCCGTACGCGGCGATCCGCGCCGGAATCGCGTCGACCGACCGGCTGGAACGCACCATCGAGGACCTCCTGGCGCTGGGCCGCGAACGCCGGGCCCCGCGCGCGGAGCTCGACCTCGACGCGCTCCTCGCCGAAGTCCGCGAGGCCGGCGAGGCCCTGCTCGCGCCGCACGGACGCACGCTGCGGATCACCCGCCAGGACCCGCCGCCGGCCCGGGTGGCGGCCGCGGCGGTCCGCCAGGTGCTCGGCGTCCTGCTCGACAACGCGGCGACGCACGGGCGCGGCACGGTCTCCGTCGTGGCCCGCGACGCCGGTGACGCGCTGGCCATCGACGTCGCCGACGAAGGCCCTGACCTGGGCGAAACCGACCCGTTCGCGACCGCGCCGAGCTACCACGGCATCGGCCTGCGGCTGGCCCGCAGCCTCGCCGAGGCCGAAGGCGGCCGGCTCCGGCTGAGCCGTCCCGCCCCGCCCACGTTCACCCTGCTCCTGCCCGCCGCCGAGCAGAACGAATCGCCACGATCCGCGCATCCTGTGCAATGA
- a CDS encoding response regulator transcription factor has translation MPNLLVVEDDAAIGSVLESTLRLHGYQVCWRRDGRTALQAADAGEFDLVLLDLGLPDLDGVEVCRRLRSALPAAVLVILTARQEEMDVVVGLDAGADDYLTKPIRLGELLARVRAHLRRGAPAGARPPVTIGGLTVDIAGRHATLHGREVVLRTKEFDLLARLAEQPGVAVSRETLMAEVWDAHWYGSTKTLDVHIAAVRRKLASVAGPDAEVPRIATLRGHGYRLEDPARSAAEG, from the coding sequence TCGAATCGACCCTTCGGCTGCACGGTTACCAGGTGTGCTGGCGCCGTGACGGGCGGACCGCGCTGCAGGCCGCCGACGCCGGCGAGTTCGACCTCGTGCTGCTCGACCTCGGCCTGCCCGACCTGGACGGCGTCGAGGTCTGCCGCCGGCTGCGGAGCGCACTGCCCGCCGCCGTGCTGGTCATCCTCACCGCCCGGCAGGAGGAAATGGACGTCGTCGTCGGCCTCGACGCCGGTGCCGACGACTACCTCACCAAGCCGATCCGGCTGGGCGAGCTGCTGGCCAGGGTGCGCGCGCACCTGCGCCGCGGCGCGCCCGCCGGCGCCCGGCCGCCGGTGACCATCGGCGGGCTGACCGTCGACATCGCCGGCCGCCACGCCACCCTGCACGGCCGCGAGGTCGTGCTGCGCACGAAGGAGTTCGACCTGCTGGCGCGGCTGGCCGAGCAGCCTGGCGTCGCGGTCAGCCGCGAGACGCTGATGGCCGAGGTCTGGGACGCGCACTGGTACGGCTCGACGAAGACCCTCGACGTGCACATCGCGGCGGTGCGCCGCAAGCTCGCCTCGGTCGCCGGGCCCGACGCCGAGGTGCCGCGGATCGCCACCCTCCGCGGCCACGGCTACCGCCTGGAGGACCCGGCCCGGTCCGCGGCCGAAGGCTAG